In the Osmerus eperlanus chromosome 27, fOsmEpe2.1, whole genome shotgun sequence genome, one interval contains:
- the rnasekb gene encoding ribonuclease kappa-B: protein MPSLLFCGPKMAACGIVISIWGVIMLLMLGIFFSAKSAVLIEDVPFTEEDIRNDKFPPQTVYGLYNQVGINCFIAAGIYVAVGAVSLCQVRLNKRQEYMVT, encoded by the exons GCCGTCGCTTTTATTCTGCGGTCCGAAAATGGCCGCATGTGGAATAGTCATCAGCATTTGGGGAGTAATCATGCTG TTAATGTTGGGGATCTTCTTCAGCGCGAAATCAGCCGTGCTGATCGAGGATGTTCCTTTCACCGAGGAAGACATACGCAACGA CAAGTTCCCTCCACAGACCGTCTATGGACTCTACAACCAGGTCGGTATCAACTGCTTCATCGCGGCCGGCATCTATGTGGCGGTTGGGGCggtgtccctgtgtcaggtgCGACTCAACAAGCGCCAGGAATACATGGTGACATAA